A stretch of Zymoseptoria tritici IPO323 chromosome 1, whole genome shotgun sequence DNA encodes these proteins:
- a CDS encoding coatomer subunit beta, whose protein sequence is MATFLETSYSLVHQDNAADQPSQQDLKTQLEKGTDDSKVETMKRILTIMLNGDPMPNLLMHIIRFVMPSKSKPLKKLLYLYYEICPKLDAAGKLKQEMILVCNGIRMDLQHPNEYIRGNTLRFLCKLREAELIEPLLAPARACLEHRHSYVRKNAVFAIASIYTHSEALMPDAPELIQAFLEGESDNTCKRNAFAALLSISHEKALEYLSGVFEGIPNASELLQLVELEFIRKDAVQNQQNKARYLRLIFDLLEAKDSTVVYEAASSLVALTSNPVAVKAAASKFIELSIKESDNNVKLIVLEKVNSLRKANEGILDDLTMEILRVLSSPDLDVRRKALELAMDMVSSKNVEEVVMLLKKELAKTVDEQYEKNNEYRSLLIHSIHQCAIKFSEVAQSVVGLLMDFISDFNNASAIDVISFVKEVVERFPKMRSSIVERLVSTLSEVRAGKVYRGSLWIIGEYSLEQNDIREAWKTIRASLGEIPIVASEARLLEEQADSETGANSEQVNGHAKPAAPTGSRKVLADGTYATESALTSQSSAKAKLDAVKAAQKPPLRQLILDGDYFLATVLSSTLTKLVMRHNEISDDSARTNALRAEAMLIMISIIRAGQSQFVKAPIDEDSVDRIMSCVRSLAEFSQKKDLEVAFLDDTRKAFVNMVQVEEKKRAEKDAVLKSKSAVQVDDVVTIRQLSKKNAVDGADEAVVDLEKATGGDATTEDLSSKLSRVVQLTGFSDSVYAEAYVQVNQFDIILDVLLVNQTRETLQNLSVEFATLGDLKVVERPTTQNLPGLDFLNVQATIKVSSTDTGVIFGNVVYDGPSSTESNVVILNDVHVDIMDYIQPANCTETQFRTMWTEFEWENKVNINTKMPAGTGLRDFLQRLMKVTNMSCLTPEASLKGDCQFLSANLYARSVFGEDALANLSVEKEGENGPVTGFMRIRSRSQGLALSLGSLKGLSKIGELV, encoded by the exons ATGGCGACTTTCCTCGAGACTTCGTACAGTTTGGTACACCAGGACAATGCGGCCGATCAGCCCTCGCAGCAGGACCTCAAGACGCAGCTGGAAAAGGGCACAGATGATTCCAAGGTGGAGACGATGAAGCGCATCTTGACAATTATGCTCAATGGGGACCCAATGCCGAACCTCCTCATGCACATCATCCGCTTCGTCATGCCATCGAAGAGCAAGCCATTGAAGAAGCTGTTATACTTGTACTACGAAATATGTCCGAAGCTGGATGCTGCTGGGAAGCTGAAGCAGGAGATGATTTTGGTTTG CAACGGCATTCGAATGGACCTCCAACATCCTAACGAGTACATCCGCGGCAACACCCTTCGCTTCCTCTGTAAGCTACGCGAGGCCGAGCTCATCGAACCACTCCTCGCTCCCGCCCGAGCTTGCCTCGAGCACCGTCATTCCTACGTTCGTAAGAACGCGGTCTTCGCCATCGCCTCGATCTACACACACTCCGAGGCTCTCATGCCAGACGCACCGGAGCTGATTCAGGCCTTCCTCGAGGGCGAGAGTGACAACACCTGCAAGCGGAACGCTTTCGCTGCTCTTCTCAGCATCAGTCATGAGAAGGCCTTGGAGTACTTGAGCGGCGTGTTCGAGGGCATTCCCAATGCAAGCGAACTTCTGCAATTGGTCGAGCTGGAGTTCATTCGGAAAGATGCGGTTCAAAATCAACAGAATAAGGCACGATACTTGCGATTGATCTTCGACTTGTTGGAAGCAAAGGACTCGACAGTCGTATATGAGGCAGCGTCTTCCCTCGTCGCGCTTACGAGCAACCCTGTGGCGGTCAAGGCAGCAGCGTCCAAGTTCATTGAGCTCAGCATCAAGGAGTCGGACAACAATGTAAAGCTCATTGTGCTCGAGAAGGTCAATTCGCTGCGCAAAGCGAACGAGGGCATCCTGGACGACTTGACCATGGAGATTCTGCGTGTCCTTTCGAGCCCGGATCTGGACGTGCGAAGAAAGGCATTGGAATTGGCCATGGATATGGTTTCCAGCAAGAATGTGGAAGAGGTTGTAATGCTTCTCAAGAAGGAGCTCGCAAAGACCGTGGACGAGCAGTACGAGAAGAACAACGAATACCGGTCCCTACTCATCCACTCCATTCACCAGTGTGCTATCAAATTCTCCGAGGTCGCGCAAAGCGTCGTTGGCCTGCTTATGGATTTCATCTCGGATTTCAACAACGCTTCAGCGATCGATGTCATCTCTTTCGTCAAGGAGGTCGTTGAACGTTTCCCGAAAATGCGCAGCTCAATTGTCGAGAGGCTGGTCTCCACGCTTAGCGAAGTCCGGGCTGGCAAGGTGTACAGAGGCAGTCTTTGGATCATTGGAGAGTACTCGCTTGAGCAGAACGACATCAGAGAAGCATGGAAGACTATTCGCGCAAGCTTGGGTGAAATCCCAATCGTCGCATCCGAGGCTCGTCTACTGGAGGAGCAGGCCGATAGCGAAACAGGGGCCAACTCCGAACAAGTGAATGGTCATGCAAAGCCTGCTGCTCCTACTGGCTCCCGCAAAGTCCTTGCCGATGGAACGTATGCTACTGAAAGCGCCCTTACAAGCCAGTCCTCCGCTAAAGCTAAGCTGGATGCCGTCAAGGCTGCTCAGAAACCACCACTCCGGCAGCTCATTCTGGACGGAGATTACTTCCTCGCAACCGTCTTGTCCTCAACTCTTACAAAACTCGTGATGCGTCACAACGAAATTTCCGACGACTCCGCCCGAACAAACGCGCTTCGTGCTGAGGCCATGCTCATCATGATCTCCATAATCCGCGCTGGTCAATCACAATTCGTCAAGGCACCAATTGACGAGGATTCTGTCGACCGTATCATGTCCTGTGTACGGTCGCTTGCCGAATTCTCCCAGAAGAAGGACCTTGAAGTTGCATTCCTTGACGACACCAGGAAAGCATTCGTCAACATGGTTcaagtcgaggagaagaagcgtgCCGAAAAGGATGCCGTGCTGAAGTCCAAGAGCGCTGTCCAGGTTGATGATGTCGTCACAATCCGACAGCTCAGCAAGAAGAACGCAGTGGATGGCGCAGATGAGGCTGTGGTCGATCTGGAGAAGGCAACTGGCGGCGATGCAACGACAGAAGATCTCAGCTCCAAGCTCAGCCGTGTCGTACAACTTACAGGCTTCTCCGACTCTGTGTACGCCGAGGCTTACGTGCAGGTCAACCAGTTCGACATCATCTTGGATGTGCTACTCGTCAACCAGACGCGCGAGACTCTCCAAAATCTGTCCGTCGAGTTTGCAACTCTCGGTGACCTCAAGGTTGTCGAAAGGCCAACGACTCAGAACTTACCCGGCCTCGACTTCCTCAACGTCCAAGCTACGATCAAGGTCTCATCAACCGATACCGGCGTCATCTTCGGCAACGTGGTCTACGATGGCCCATCTTCGACCGAATCAAATGTTGTCATCCTGAACGACGTTCACGTCGACATCATGGACTACATTCAACCAGCCAACTGCACAGAGACACAATTCCGAACAATGTGGACCGAGTTTGAGTGGGAGAACAAGgtcaacatcaacaccaaGATGCCTGCTGGTACAGGACTGAGAGACTTCTTGCAACGACTAATGAAGGTGACCAACATGAGCTGCTTGACGCCTGAGGCCAGTCTGAAGGGTGACTGCCAATTCTTGAGCGCGAATCTGTACGCGAGGAGTGTATTCG GTGAGGATGCTCTAGCCAACTTGAGCGTGGAGAAGGAAGGCGAGAATGGTCCGGTCACTGGCTTCATGCGGATACGCAGTCGCTCACAAGGCCTGGCGCTCAGTCTAGGCTCACTGAAAGGTCTGAGCAAGATTGGCGAATTGGTTTGA